In Aphis gossypii isolate Hap1 unplaced genomic scaffold, ASM2018417v2 Contig00848, whole genome shotgun sequence, the genomic stretch GAACCTCAAGTTGCTATAAATCAAACATCAGCAATATCCATGctacatgaaatattttcaggACAAACCTTGACATATGAACACGAACAGTCCCATGGTCTATTGGAAACAATTAGTGTCATTGTTTctggtaataaatatataggttatgggaaaaataaaaaagaagcaaAAGAAATAGCATGTCgtaatgctttaaaatccttGAGCGAAGTACTATCAATAGATAATCTTAAGTACAAAAACCAATTAGAAATGTTTCTTACCGATTATGGTGATtccaaaattattgattattttgctGGAATcacagataaaatatatcaaaaattaaaatttactgaaaataaatttaaagaatactCAGTTATAGCTAGTATTATCAaagtaaatgaattattaactaatgatgaattatgaattatttttcatgtattgatatacctattgtttgtttatatagATGACCAAAGAAGATTTGAACTCAGCGCAAGTTATTTGTTTGGCTACTggtacaaaatgtttatctgGTAACTATTTGAGCCTAAGTGGTGAATCTTTACATGATTGCCATGCAGAAATATTGACCCGTAGATGTCTaatgaaatacttttataaagaaCTAATGGAATCGGTGAAAGGATATCCTTCTATATTTATCTCAGATAGTAACAAATCTAAGTTCAAATTAGCAAAAGATAttacatttcatttatatataaacactgCTCCTTGTGGTGAAGGTAGAGTTTATAGCTTTTCTGACACAGAACACCAGTTAAATCGATTAAGCCGTGGTTTGCTTCgatcaaaaatagaaaatggtGCAGGCACTGTATCTGTATTTGGTCGAGAATTTCAAACATATGATGGAGTTGCTCAGGGTGAACGTCTTGTTACTATGTCATGTTCAGACAAACTAACATGTTGGAATGTACTTGGACTTCaaggtaatttattatcaaattttgtggaacctatttatttagaatcaataTCGATTGGAAGTATGTTCAATTTACATCATATGAAGCGAACAATTTATGGTCGTATTGAAAACAGTATTAATCGATTACCACAAAATTATAAGTGAGTACTTaacttttcttattttaaatctctattttataattattttctacttaTAGAGTACATAAACCTAAACTCCGTGGTTATAGTATACTTCCCCGTCGATCTACTACACAATCATCTTACTGCACGAATTGGATTGTAAGTGAAGGAATCGAAATTATTAAAGGAAGTATAGGTAGaacaattgaaaacaaattgtcCCGAGTATGTAAAACTTCATTGgctaatgaatatattaaattgtgtagtgctactaataatttattaactcttattgaaaatgaaaataatgtattttatgattcattaaaaaataaaaacgagaaTTATGTA encodes the following:
- the LOC114127905 gene encoding double-stranded RNA-specific editase Adar codes for the protein MNMDNVSLSIDNSTLLRDFNETQPNQEWSPFICYGPTHLPTFKVSLYLNGNRFDGYGSSKKRAKINAIMQYKLFTMNCNADSETNNTIESDKSALKRKCTFLMENSLPKTIALESQVAIHQTTETPVSKRNYTDNLIEYPPSKNLAIEPQVAINQTSAISMLHEIFSGQTLTYEHEQSHGLLETISVIVSGNKYIGYGKNKKEAKEIACRNALKSLSEVLSIDNLKYKNQLEMFLTDYGDSKIIDYFAGITDKIYQKLKFTENKFKEYSVIASIIKMTKEDLNSAQVICLATGTKCLSGNYLSLSGESLHDCHAEILTRRCLMKYFYKELMESVKGYPSIFISDSNKSKFKLAKDITFHLYINTAPCGEGRVYSFSDTEHQLNRLSRGLLRSKIENGAGTVSVFGREFQTYDGVAQGERLVTMSCSDKLTCWNVLGLQGNLLSNFVEPIYLESISIGSMFNLHHMKRTIYGRIENSINRLPQNYKVHKPKLRGYSILPRRSTTQSSYCTNWIVSEGIEIIKGSIGRTIENKLSRVCKTSLANEYIKLCSATNNLLTLIENENNVFYDSLKNKNENYVAAKNELLSTFKSLNFGTWVHKPEELKSFELHVGKKSDNITYNSNNQDCES